A DNA window from Falco peregrinus isolate bFalPer1 chromosome 8, bFalPer1.pri, whole genome shotgun sequence contains the following coding sequences:
- the TCOF1 gene encoding treacle protein isoform X2 yields MAVDGRGGRELLALIHQHLLRGGYARAARELQAQTGQKLLPSLATSLEDIFTHWEKTPSNSRRRKVSDEEAAIPEKIRVPDPVSSSESSEKEDDEKEKAKAANAASLSLATNSVVNVESTEGDDSSSEDETPAGKGAVTVTPAVVTGKAANSLRSPNKPAAPAGKTAVLPAANRTVVSNKQQPNVPAVSAAPAKAGQKLPSPGKPRQTATAVAKVGQSKAPVMTKAPESSSSSSSSSSESEEEKEMPTAKAPAPKVELKQAAGAAESSSEESSDETSSEEEPATPAVQVKPAVKSAPAAPVSLRKNAPRQVVQAPNQAKPASTTVPGPAKPDDTSESSDSSDSEDEELPSITQTKPPPKTPQAVPPRVKPTPAASPSGKVAPAKTLPAPKPTVPKQAKTTPGKTTAPVKPAEGMKSEESSDSLSSEEEDLPVPVSQKRLTEQPGPLPNPSQAAKARPPEKAVGSILKTQASESGSSDSSDSEEESPAAQTEPPQAVETNAVPQSTNVKKAPAPAPAPPPVDSSDDSSQESDSEEEIVPPSQSLSQQNVKAAKVLSTVTAKANATLPLGKGIKAPAVPPVSRVSENLKSDALAEEVPTLPCLKQTVPVGEASPANTATPQAASLLGSHTAKSRKPGLQPAQDAQLSQAALPTQAEETSGSSSSSDSSDEEMPKQPPKPGSLQKPGGTQPAHSSSLESSEEKAMSQSLLTGYMGLSKPPAAPQAPKTVPPESVGKARQGKAAMTAANSLTQASAQAAPANSSSSDSSDSDTDIDQVAANHKAENNPAPGQEATGASNKEKVAGKTEPGHDSLKPSPVKALAVKENDVGAKGVQVTPASHALLSISQSEEPSSGSKTEVTTARVPAVQTPEGLEVKKKKKEKKEKKEKKKPSSTEDKAVKASKSKDKENKKQKTSQKRKLSEEDEAVGQPKKKWKAQANEEVPKKKKKKAGDLEKLPGSKEKKKSAKKKKTGKEKKKSKKVSSEGEPIADGSVEVPKKKKKKKTPKPEGL; encoded by the exons ATGGCGGTGGACGGCCGCGGGGGGCGGGAGCTGCTCGccctcatccaccagcacctgcTGCGCGGCGGCTACGCTCGGGCGGCCCGCGAGCTGCAGGCGCAGACCGGGCAG aaattGCTCCCTTCCCTTGCGACCTCTCTCGAGGACATCTTTACCCACTGGGAAAA AACTCCATCGAATTCCAGGAGAAGAAAGGTGAGTGATGAGGAGGCAGCCATCCCAGAAAAGATCAGAGTTCCTGATCCTGTGAGCAGCTCTGAGAgctcagaaaaagaagatgatgAGAAGGAGAAGGCAAAAGCTGCGAATG cagccagcctcTCTCTGGCCACAAACTCAGTAGTGAACGTAGAAAGCACTGAAGGTGATGATTCCTCGTCAGAAGATGAGACACCAGCTGGAAAAGGTGCAGTTACG GTGACACCAGCTGTGGTGACTGGCAAAGCTGCTAACTCCTTGCGTTCTCCTAACAAACCGGCTGCCCCAGCAGGCAaaacagcagtgctgcctgctgcaaacAGAACTGTGGTCTCAAATAAGCAGCAGCCCAATGTGCCAGCTGTGTCTGCAGCTCCAGCCAAGGCTGGGCAGAAACTGCCCAGTCCTGGGAAGCCCAGACAAACTGCAACAGCCGTGGCCAAAGTAGGTCAAAGCAAAGCACCGGTAATGACCAAAGcaccagaaagcagcagcagcagcagcagctcctcgTCAGAGAGcgaggaagaaaaagagatgccGACTGCAAAGGCCCCAGCCCCCAAAGTGG AGCtgaagcaggcagctggggctgctgagagcagcagtgagGAATCAAGTGATGAGACATCCTCTGAGGAGGAACCTGCAACTCCAGCAGTCCAG GTAAAGCCAGCTGTGAAAAGTGCACCTGCTGCTCCAGTGTCCCTCAGGAAGAATGCACCGAGGCAAGTGGTGCAGGCaccaaaccaagccaaaccCGCATCCACAACGGTTCCTGGGCCTGCAAAGCCTGATGATACATCAGAGAGCAGTGACTCCTCAGACAGCGAAGATGAGGAACTTCCATCAATAACCCAG ACAAAGCCACCTCCAAAAACCCCCCAGGCCGTCCCACCCCGAGTGAAACCTACACCAGCAGCATCACCCTCTGGCAAAGTAGCTCCAGCAAAAACACTTCCAGCACCAAAACCAACAGTGCCAAAGCAGGCCAAAACCACACCGGGAAAGACTACTGCTCCCGTGAAGCCTGCTGAAGGTATGAAGTCAGAGGAGAGCTCTGACTCCTTGAGCAGTGAAGAGGAGGATCTCCCTGTGCCCGTAAGCCAGAAG AGGTTAACAGAACAGCCTGGGCCTCTTCCCAACCCGAGCCAGGCTGCCAAAGCTAGGCCGCCTGaaaaagcagtgggaagcatCTTGAAAACCCAAGCCTCAGAAAGTGGGAGCAGTGACTCGTCTGACAGTGAAGAGGAgtcccctgcagcccagacAGAGCCTCCACAAGCTG TGGAAACCAATGCTGTACCCCAGTCAACAAATGTGAAGAAggcaccagctccagccccagcccctccaccagTGGACAGCAGCGATGATTCCAGCCAGGAGTCAGATTCAGAGGAGGAAATAGTCCCCCCTTCTCAG AGTCTGTCCCAGCAGAACGTCAAAGCAGCCAAGGTTTTGAGCACAGTGACTGCCAAGGCTAATGCCACACTGCCTTTGGGGAAGGGGATAAAAGCGCCTGCTGTCCCTCCAGTTAGCAGAGTGTCTGAGAACTTGAAAAGTGATGCGCTGGCAGAAGAG GTCCCCACTCTTCCTTGCCTAAAGCAAACTGTTCCTGTGGGAGAAGCTTCTCCAGCTAATACTGCCACCCCGCAGGCTGCTTCACTTCTGGGAAGTCACACTGCAAAGTCAAGGAAGCCAggcctgcagccagcacaggatGCCCAGCTGAGCCAGGCTGCCCTGCCCACCCAGGCAGAGGAGACCTCGGGCAGTAGCAGTTCCTCAGACAGCAGCGACGAGGAGATGCCCAAGCAGCCCCCCAAACCTG GCTCACTGCAGAAACCAGGAGGGAcccagccagcccacagctcctcCTTGGAGTCCAGTGAGGAGAAGGCAATGTCGCAG TCCCTCCTGACAGGCTATATGGGCCTCTCCaaacctccagcagcaccccaggcaCCAAAGACGGTTCCTCCCGAGTCTGTAGGCAAAGCCAGGCAAGGGAAAGCAGCCATGACTGCTGCAAACTCCCTCACCCAGGCCTCCGCGCAAGCAGCCCCAGCCAACAGCTCCAGCAGCGACAGCAGCGACTCTGACACAGACATCGACCAGGTGGCTGCAAACCACAAAGCAG aaaacaaccctgctccagggcaggaAGCCACAGGAGCCTCCAACAAAGAGAAGGTGGCCGGAAAAACGGAGCCAGGTCATGACAGCCTCAAACCTTCCCCAGTCAAAGCCCTGGCTGTGAAAGAGAATGATGTTGGGGCAAAAGGGGTACAAGTGACCCCAGCATCACATGCACTGTTGTCCATCTCACAGTCAGAGGAGCCAAGCTCAGGAAGCAAAACAGAGGTCACTACTGCCAGAGTTCCTGCAGTGCAAACACCGGAAGGGTTGGAagtgaagaagaagaaaaaggagaaaaaagaaaagaaggaaaagaagaaacctTCCTCCACAGAAGATAAGGCTGTGAAAGCATCTAAGAGCAAAGACAAAGagaacaagaagcagaaaacatctCAGAAACGGAAACTGTCAGAAGAGGATGAGGCTGTTGGGCAGCCCAAGAAGAAGTGGAAAGCGCAGGCTAATGAAGAAGtacccaaaaagaaaaagaagaaagctggtGACCTGGAGAAGCTGCCaggcagcaaggaaaagaaaaaatcgGCTAAAA